A window from Drosophila nasuta strain 15112-1781.00 chromosome 3, ASM2355853v1, whole genome shotgun sequence encodes these proteins:
- the LOC132790727 gene encoding protein Rae1, whose translation MIHSIDFEVQLPPSDTISAMEFSPAPGNFLCASSWDQTVRIWKVNMNGTTTPKSYTKVNSPVLDISWSDDGSKIYLATGHEVHQWDLQSDQVTQIGAHNAGVSSCHWIKAPNYACLMTGSWDKTVKFWDPRNPLPMLKKDTPDRCYAADVFYPFAVIGCANNTIITYSLDKMPTDNRCFQSGLKQQMRCISLFRDNTASPAGFVVSGIEGRSSVHYLKGLNDTFKFDCHTSECNLGYVNIYAVNDVKRHPLNNTLATAGSDGIYVFWDMQWRNRLFDSLPKDQPLTKCCFNSDGRIFAYALGYDWSSGHVYYDANKQPQIFLHPCFS comes from the exons ATGATACACTCAATCGACTTTGAAGTGCAGCTTCCTCCAAGCGATACAATTTCAGCAATGGAATTCAGTCCAGCGCCTGGAAACTTTCTTTGCGCCTCCAGTTGGGATCAAACAGTACGCATATGGAAAGTTAATATGAATGGCACAACAACTCCCAAAAGTTATACCAAGGTCAATTCCCCCGTATTGGATATCAGCTGGAGCGATGACGGTTCCAAAATCTATTTGGCCACTGGCCATGAGGTGCATCAATGGGACTTGCAGTCTGATCAAGTGACACAAATTGGGGCACACAACGCAGGAGTTAGCAGTTGTCACTGGATTAAGGCACCTAACTATGCGTGTCTTATGACTGGCTCCTGGGATAAGACTGTAAAG ttTTGGGACCCCCGAAACCCGTTGCCTATGCTTAAAAAAGATACACCCGACCGTTGCTATGCAGCCGATGTTTTTTATCCCTTCGCTGTAATCGGATGTGCCAATAACACCATTATTACATATTCGTTGGACAAAATGCCAACGGATAACAGATGCTTTCAGAGTGGATTAAAGCAACAGATGCGTTGCATTAGTTTGTTCCGAGATAACACGGCATCGCCAGCTGGCTTTGTTGTCAGCGGCATTGAAGGTCGTAGCTCCGTTCATTACCTGAAAGGACTCAATGACACATTTAAGTTCGATTGTCATACCTCAGAGTGCAACTTGGGATATGTGAATATATACGCAGTTAACGACGTAAAGCGTCATCCCCTAAATAATACGCTAGCTACTGCGGGCTCTGACGGTATATACGTATTTTGGGATATGCAATGGCGCAATAGGCTATTTGATAGTCTTCCTAAAGATCAGCCACTGACCAAGTGTTGCTTTAACTCTGATGGACGCATTTTTGCCTATGCCCTGGGCTATGATTGGTCTAGTGGTCATGTATATTACGATGCTAATAAGCagccacaaatatttttgcaccCTTGCTTTTCGTAA
- the LOC132791431 gene encoding protein ORD, whose translation MLFTQLAEFTSLSSIKANFMNKMNVDNEYSTQWACQRYLHRIIAVAEKFNIFVFIEFPFGLTLLPEPRNVIKCVEHYDTNTKSVFWNLSVHVPKNTERQIRNFSELLGFN comes from the exons ATGCTTTTTACACAGCTGGCTGAATTCACATCTCTTTCATCTATAAAGGCCAACTTCATGAACAAAATGAATGTGGATAATGAATATTCCACC CAATGGGCTTGTCAACGATATTTACACCGCATTATTGCAGTCGCAGAGAAATTTAACATCTTTGTCTTCATTGAGTTTCCATTTGGTTTGACGCTGCTACCGGAGCCCCGGAATGTGATCAAATGTGTTGAGCATTACGATACAAATACTAAGTCCGTCTTCTGGAATCTCTCCGTGCATGTTCCCAAAAATACTGAGAGGCAAATCCGTAATTTTAGTGAGCTTTTGGGATTTAACTGA
- the LOC132791694 gene encoding uncharacterized protein LOC132791694: MNMNYYQMPYESDYSDDGTNKMGGMAQTFGQTQRPSSMPMMSMPTAPGMNLNQMQMPIGSMPQMSQMPMSSMTAMSYPMPGQPIMQPQQMGLMPSMAQGGGHQGSHMTMSPLSMPTMSQIPPGAVTPLTSTTMMPVMGGIDGAGMNVVVPDLQPLSSMAQMGTNNQMSPMSPMPQIPQMQQQQQHGSRLTGGSSAGTANWMSYGNAANGSQMMPGNMWNYTQNYPNMQSSVPQQQQQQPQQQRMKSQYDYATNSSSYREARNGLNSPSMHDSMRLSRNGNDGKKVPHWR, encoded by the exons atgaatatgaattattaTCAGATGCCTTATGAATCCGATTATTCCGATGATGGCACTAATAAAATGGGTGGCATGGCTCAGACATTTGGCCAAACCCAACGTCCGTCTTCCATGCCAATGATGAGCATGCCAACTGCTCCTGGTATGAATTTGAACCAGATGCAGATGCCGATTGGGAGCATGCCGCAGATGAGTCAGATGCCAATGTCTTCAATGACTGCTATGTCTTATCCGATGCCGGGGCAACCCATTATGCAGCCACAACAGATGGGCCTGATGCCATCGATGGCACAGGGTGGTGGTCACCAGGGCAGCCATATGACAATGTCGCCACTCTCAATGCCAACCATGTCGCAGATACCACCTGGAGCGGTAACTCCATTGACCAGCACCACAATGATGCCTGTGATGGGCGGCATCGATGGGGCCGGTATGAATGTTGTTGTGCCCGATCTGCAGCCACTATCGTCCATGGCTCAAATGGGTACAAATAACCAAATGTCGCCCATGTCCCCAATGCCACAAATTCcacaaatgcagcagcaacagcaacatggcAGTAGATTAACAGGCGGTTCAAGTGCGGGCACCGCTAATTGGATGAGTTACGGCAATGCTGCCAATGGATCCCAAATGATGCCCGGCAATATGTGGAACTATACTCAAAACTATCCGAACATGCAGAGTAGTGTaccccagcaacagcagcaacaaccgcaacaacagcGCATGAAATCACAGTACGATTACGCCACTAACTCCAGCAGCTACAGGGAGGCTCGCAACGGTTTAAA CTCCCCATCGATGCACGACTCTATGAGGCTCTCAAGGAATGGCAATGATGG AAAAAAAGTCCCTCATTGGCGTTAA